In one Fundulus heteroclitus isolate FHET01 chromosome 3, MU-UCD_Fhet_4.1, whole genome shotgun sequence genomic region, the following are encoded:
- the si:dkey-92i15.4 gene encoding uncharacterized protein si:dkey-92i15.4, with the protein MDFLHPSTSENIPQKTSGRFTVRSANSPSYSLTRSPGMRKRQTAQSVKGTNGANKKEDIGVAHQTELNQNGTAERKHPENGADVGGTPTLYSQGRTEGRRCNLTSRSMNLGWKAGVRDPPQNARAGTSTLLGKRAAGDFKEPRTENKNISIGRTCSLKGFKYAVPTHTEGNSSVNQDFADRASKVSTHPVKFRSESPPQAVQSIQERIQKLFESAGETAVGGTFPRRFSSSDDYSPVGKTVASIWAPKKVNHTSTETLVPLEIVEFNGRSTGTLRQGQLNSKYLVEDKWGRETLDTGTKSLDRFRSKNTAAARIRSARAAAGMSQSQTIVGDTTSTFQQEGAIINQEDCRADTTERIKVQGRTKERDEATKQQTELKRGIKEGDVFETNPGKGTLQSTERNMLSESGTSSASVRNKISQFEALTQKATRQAQMSRRTFSVPTQLYKAQEGVKKSGSAKDIGERSDKWETNKDSWIEKRKNTGVERSLSVDETGISLGKSETAGSNLFDKSKNDLSGDLGKYSSRKKKLQIPLNERAQPGFFCFDETDFIKHSPAPNTKDSNIKDMKMSTVSLTRGSDMQPWSPCEISSPVSDDEKTPTNTPLNTSPFLSPVKEPESIFPFGDNTGPPVIGQENKHKNRDSTLLPPTALSQNDDSDVFITHEDKTEDKESPHLPADRSSKNNWSEVFNPNVKTELPKGRKQLTDLKAWIAGLEPDYKCWDEYMQESEDDDESTQKDNDSNYDSDSGDSSVTITSNISQSDNRSFSVSLSELCSFSGADNESDNDSDDWELSGRRSVSVSSDVSVFSCVSLLPAEELDKLIDGVKNLGDEALQDCDDVNVVVLHKEVGVGLGFSLAGGVDQNKPITVHRVFNSGVAAQEGSIREGDKVLSINGTALSKSTHSEALKILRKTKSEAMAVVVLRKGDLRGASKLGVLESNETETTTQYETGQRVCVQLQKKSSDLGFSLHGGVGSSEGNRPLTVQYVFQGGPRDKVFSGDEILEIQGINVVKMTRLTVWTFIKTLASGPVEVVLRRPSKLTQS; encoded by the exons ATGGACTTCCTCCATCCTTCAACAAGTGAAAACATCCCACAAAAGACGAGCGGACGCTTCACTGTCCGTTCAGCTAACTCTCCCTCATACAGTCTCACTCGCAGCCCAGGTATGAGGAAGAGACAGACGGCTCAGAGTGTTAAAGGCACCAATGGTGCAAACAAAAAAGAGGACATAGGTGTTGCCCACCAGACAGAGTTGAATCAGAATGgcacagcagagagaaaacaccCTGAGAATGGCGCTGATGTCGGAGGAACCCCGACGCTCTATAGCCAGGGGAGGACAGAGGGGAGGAGATGCAACCTGACAAGCAGAAGTATGAATTTAGGTTGGAAAGCGGGGGTAAGAGACCCTCCTCAGAATGCCAGAGCTGGCACATCCACATTGTTAGGTAAAAGAGCAGCTGGAGATTTTAAAGAACCACGGAcagaaaataagaacatttccaTAGGGAGGACTTGTTCTTTAAAGGGTTTCAAGTATGCTGTTCCAACTCACACTGAAGGCAATAGCTCAGTAAATCAAGACTTTGCTGACAGAGCTAGTAAGGTCAGCACACATCCGGTCAAattcaggtctgagtctccaCCCCAAGCGGTACAGAGCATCCAAGAGCGGATACAGAAACTCTTTGAGTCTGCTGGTGAGACGGCAGTTGGGGGAACCTTTCCCAGGCGGTTCTCTTCGAGCGACGACTACAGTCCAGTGGGGAAAACAGTGGCATCCATCTGGGCACCAAAGAAAGTCAACCATACAAGTACAGAGACTTTAGTTCCTCTTGAGATAGTCGAGTTCAATGGGAGATCAACAGGAACACTGAGGCAAGGGCAGCTAAACAGCAAGTATTTAGTAGAAGATAAGTGGGGGAGGGAGACACTGGATACGGGCACAAAATCCTTGGACAGGTTCAGGAGCAAAAACACGGCTGCAGCTCGTATCAGGTCTGCCAGGGCCGCAGCAGGTATGTCACAGTCCCAAACAATTGTAGGAGATACTACATCCACATTTCAACAAGAAGGGGCAATCATAAACCAAGAAGACTGCAGAGCAGACACGACTGAAAGAATTAAAGTGCAGGGGAGAACCAAAGAAAGAGATgaagcaacaaaacaacaaactgaactgaaacgtGGAATCAAAGAAGGAGATGTGTTTGAAACAAATCCAGGGAAGGGTACCCTGCAATCGACAGAGAGGAATATGCTTTCAGAGAGCGGGACTTCTTCAGCCAGTGTGAGAAACAAGATCAGTCAGTTTGAAGCTCTCACACAGAAAGCAACAAGGCAAGCCCAAATGTCGAGGAGGACCTTTTCTGTACCCACACAGCTCTACAAAGCCCAGGAGGGAGTGAAGAAGAGTGGGTCCGCCAAAGATATTGGTGAGCGAAGCGATAAGTGGGAGACAAACAAAGATAGTTggattgaaaaaagaaagaatacaGGAGTAGAGAGATCTTTATCGGTGGACGAGACTGGAATTAGTTTAGGGAAGTCAGAGACAGCTGGAAGTAATTTATTCGACAAAAGCAAAAACGACCTCTCAGGGGATTTAGGTAAATATTCCAGCCGCAAGAAAAAGCTACAAATCCCTCTTAATGAAAGAGCTCAGCCGGGTTTCTTTTGCTTTGACGAGACAGATTTCATCAAACATTCACCAGCACCAAACACCAAGGACTCAAATATAAAAGATATGAAAATGAGCACTGTGTCATTAACGCGCGGATCCGACATGCAGCCATGGTCACCATGTGAAATTTCTTCACCTGTTAGTGACGATGAAAAGACCCCAACAAACACCCCTCTGAACACCTCGCCTTTTCTTTCACCCGTCAAAGAACCAGAGTCTATATTTCCTTTTGGAGATAATACAGGCCCTCCTGTCATTGgacaagaaaacaaacacaaaaacagagacTCTACTCTTCTCCCTCCCACCGCTCTGTCCCAGAACGACGACTCAGACGTCTTCATAACACATGAAGACAAAACTGAAGATAAGGAGTCTCCGCACCTGCCTGCTGACAGGTCTTCCAAAAACAACTGGTCGGAGGTCTTCAACCCAAATGTCAAGACAGAATTgccaaaaggaaggaaacagCTAACTGACCTGAAAGCATGGATAGCCGGCCTGGAGCCAGATTATAAATGCTGGGATGAATACATGCAGGAGTCAGAGGATGATGATGAAAGCACGCAGAAGGACAACGATTCAAACTATGACTCGGACTCTGGGGATTCCTCTGTGACCATAACCAGTAACATTAGCCAGTCAGACAACAGGAGTTTCAGTGTCAG CCTTTCAGAGTTGTGTAGCTTCTCTGGTGCTGACAACGAATCGGATAATGACAGCGATGATTGGGAGCTATCGGGCAGACGATCTGTCTCAGTGAGCTCAGATGTCTCTGTCTTTTCCTGTGTCTCTCTGCTTCCCGCCGAAGAGCTAGACAAGCTAATAGATGGCGTCAAGAACCTGGGGGACGAAGCCTTGCAG GACTGCGATGATGTGAATGTGGTGGTTCTTCACAAGGAGGTGGGAGTAGGACTGGGTTTTAGTCTTGCGGGGggtgtagaccaaaacaaacctATCACG GTTCACAGGGTTTTTAACTCTGGTGTTGCTGCCCAGGAGGGCTCCATTAGAGAGGGAGACAAGGTTTTGTCCATCAACGGCACTGCTCTGTCAAAAAGTACTCACTCGGAGGCTCTGAAGATCCTCCGAAAGACAAAGTCTGAAGCCATGGCAGTGGTGGTGCTAAGAAAAGGGGACCTCAGAGGTGCCTCAAAGTTGGGAGTGCTAGAAAGCAATGAGACAGAAACAACAACTCAGTATGAGACAG GCCAGCGTGTGTGCGTCCAACTACAGAAGAAAAGCAGTGATCTTGGTTTTAGCCTGCATGGAGGTGTAGGATCCAGTGAAGGGAACAGGCCACTCACTGTGCAGTACGTCTTCCAGG gtGGTCCTAGAGACAAGGTGTTCTCTGGTGATGAGATTTTAGAAATTCAAGGTATCAACGTGGTGAAGATGACTCGTCTGACGGTGTGGACTTTCATCAAAACTCTTGCCTCCGGGCCTGTGGAGGTGGTGCTGCGACGCCCGTCTAAACTTACGCAATCATGA
- the LOC105928536 gene encoding aquaporin-10-like, with amino-acid sequence MLNPRLLRVRSALMRQCMAEFLGTLVLILFGLSAAAQVTTSRQTKGQTLSIHLSWAVGVMSATFLTKGISGAHLNPAVSLCFCILGKLRWGQLLPYCLSQLLGAYVAAALVFALYYDAIMDFSGGVLTVYGPNETASIFATYPSEYLTLGGSFLDQVVGTGTLLLCILSLTEKRNTPAPPDLIAPIVAGIVLGIIMSMSANCGAALNPARDLGPRLLTLTAGWGTEVFTCYNYWFWVPIVAPITGALAGTSLYLFFIEWQLPDEPLEKLPTISTISDSIKQSSTMWEKGDELKATHL; translated from the exons ATGCTGAATCCACGTTTGCTGAGAGTGAGAAGTGCCCTGATGCGACAATGCATGGCTGAGTTCCTGGGAACGCTTGTCTTGATT CTCTTTGGcttatctgcagcagcacagGTGACGACCAGCAGACAGACTAAAGGCCAAACTCTTTCGATCCACCTGTCATGGGCTGTGGGAGTTATGTCGGCCACATTTCTCACCAAGGGGATCTCGG GTGCCCACCTGAACCccgctgtgtctctgtgtttctgtaTTTTGGGGAAGCTGCGGTGGGGGCAGCTGCTGCCCTACTGTCTCTCCCAGCTCCTCGGGGCGTATGTGGCAGCAGCTCTGGTCTTTGCCCTCTACTATG ATGCTATAATGGATTTTAGTGGAGGCGTGTTGACCGTTTATGGCCCCAATGAAACAGCATCGATATTCGCTACGTATCCCTCTGAGTACCTCACGTTAGGAGGTAGTTTTCTTGACCAA GTAGTGGGCACTGGAACGCTGTTGCTGTGCATCCTGAGCTTGACCGAAAAGAGGAACACCCCGGCTCCTCCTGACCTGATTGCTCCCATAGTTGCAGGGATCGTGCTCGGCATTATCATGTCCATGTCGGCTAACtgtggtgctgctttaaatccTGCTCGCGACCTTGGGCCACGTCTCCTCACGTTGACTGCAGGCTGGGGGACTGAAGTCTTTAC gtgtTATAATTATTGGTTCTGGGTACCAATTGTGGCTCCGATTACCGGGGCTCTTGCAGGAACTTCCTTGTATTTGTTCTTCATCGAATGGCAGCTTCCTGATGAACCTCTGGAGAAGCTCCCAACAATCTCTACCATCAGTGACAGCATCAAGCAGTCCTCCACCATGTGGGAAAAGGGAGATGAACTAAAAGCTACACATTTATGA